The Lentzea guizhouensis genome contains a region encoding:
- a CDS encoding AfsR/SARP family transcriptional regulator has protein sequence MNVEYRVLGPVEVVRDGVPVALPAGRGRVLLATLLLRPNRFVPVDELVDRLWDGEPPTPDRAHKTLQMVVRRLRVALGDADCVRTATGGYLAEVDPEQLDLTRFRRLAADGEFATALAHWRGPVASDVDSAHLHREDVPPLVEERLVVLGRRIDVDLARGRGGELVDELRGLTGEHPLREGFWAQLVQALHQAGRPQDALAAYEQIRDQLADELGVEPGQPLRDLHERLLDPAARGDVPRQLPALATYFAGREEELAKLTRLTEAGAAVVITAIDGAAGVGKTALAVHWAHSVADRFPDGQLYVDLRGFDPSAQPLEPSDVLASFLAAFGVPGGKVPADLPERAALYRSVIADRRVLVLLDNARDVEQVRPLLPAGRGCLVVLTSRNRFTGLVVREGALPVTLDVLTEPDAVALLTARLGADRVRAEPDAVADLVAFCGGLPLALAVLASRTASSPELTLRALVDELKDASSGLMGGVDTVFSTSYRRLDAAAARLFRLLGLATGPDISLDAAAALDGRSRTEVRRSLHLLIRMHLAVERTPGRYTCHELLRAYSLTRSVAEDTDADRHAAVRRLLDFYLRTADNADRLLRHSRVALTLPPMADDVHPTPLPDRTAALTWCETEHQNLMAAARLAGEHGLHQHAWQLPTTMFGYLNVHQLPAERVELCRVALAAARAAENPFAVGNTLHSLGNALSTLSLFEEADAAYAEALQVREGIGHLHGIAVTLDQWAVNQAKQGLLEPARVLHERAVDRRREEGEPAGLAIALNNQAMTLVALKDFEAALAANDEAHATIVAAGIDYLLPSTLDTRGMLQLELGRLDDAVETFHDVLALPDDDMPNAIRAVTHENLAEALARQGRVAEAVAALGEALLMREEQGNTRAAAVLRDRIAELES, from the coding sequence ATGAACGTCGAGTACCGCGTCCTCGGGCCGGTGGAGGTGGTGCGCGACGGCGTGCCGGTGGCGCTGCCGGCGGGGCGGGGGCGGGTGTTGCTCGCCACACTCCTGTTGCGGCCGAACCGGTTCGTGCCGGTGGACGAGCTGGTGGACCGGCTCTGGGACGGGGAGCCGCCCACGCCGGACCGGGCGCACAAGACGTTGCAGATGGTCGTGCGGCGGTTGCGGGTGGCGCTCGGGGACGCGGACTGCGTGCGGACGGCGACCGGCGGGTACCTGGCCGAGGTCGATCCCGAGCAGCTGGACCTGACCCGGTTCCGGCGGCTCGCGGCCGACGGTGAGTTCGCGACGGCGCTGGCCCACTGGCGCGGGCCGGTGGCCTCCGACGTCGACTCGGCGCATCTGCACCGCGAGGACGTGCCGCCGCTCGTCGAGGAACGGCTGGTGGTGCTGGGCCGCAGGATCGACGTGGACCTGGCGCGGGGCCGGGGTGGCGAGCTGGTGGACGAGCTGCGCGGGCTGACCGGCGAGCACCCGTTGCGCGAGGGGTTCTGGGCGCAGCTCGTGCAGGCGTTGCACCAGGCGGGACGGCCGCAGGACGCGCTGGCGGCGTACGAGCAGATCCGCGACCAGCTCGCCGACGAGCTCGGGGTGGAGCCCGGTCAGCCGTTGCGGGACCTGCACGAACGGCTGCTGGACCCGGCGGCGCGCGGTGACGTGCCGCGGCAGCTGCCCGCGCTGGCCACCTACTTCGCCGGGCGGGAGGAGGAGCTCGCGAAGCTCACCAGGCTCACCGAGGCGGGTGCGGCGGTGGTGATCACCGCGATCGACGGCGCCGCGGGCGTCGGCAAGACCGCGCTCGCCGTGCACTGGGCGCACTCGGTGGCTGACCGGTTCCCCGACGGCCAGCTCTACGTCGACCTGCGCGGCTTCGACCCGTCCGCGCAGCCGCTCGAACCGTCCGACGTGCTGGCGTCGTTCCTGGCCGCGTTCGGCGTGCCCGGCGGCAAGGTGCCCGCCGACCTGCCGGAACGCGCGGCGCTCTACCGCAGCGTGATCGCCGACCGCAGGGTGCTGGTGCTGCTCGACAACGCCCGCGACGTCGAGCAGGTCCGCCCGCTGCTGCCGGCCGGGCGGGGGTGCTTGGTGGTGCTGACCAGCCGCAACCGGTTCACCGGGCTGGTCGTGCGGGAGGGCGCGCTGCCGGTGACGCTGGACGTGCTGACCGAGCCCGACGCCGTCGCGCTGCTCACCGCGCGGCTCGGCGCCGACCGGGTGCGGGCCGAACCGGACGCGGTCGCGGACCTGGTGGCGTTCTGCGGTGGTCTCCCGCTCGCACTGGCCGTGCTCGCCTCCCGGACCGCGAGCTCACCGGAGCTGACCCTGCGCGCGCTCGTCGACGAGCTGAAGGACGCGAGCAGCGGGCTGATGGGCGGCGTCGACACGGTCTTCTCGACCTCCTACCGCAGGCTCGACGCCGCCGCGGCCAGGCTCTTCCGCCTGCTCGGGCTCGCCACCGGCCCGGACATCTCGCTGGACGCCGCCGCCGCGCTCGACGGCCGGTCCCGCACCGAGGTCCGCAGGTCGTTGCACCTGCTGATCCGCATGCACCTCGCGGTCGAACGCACACCGGGCCGCTACACGTGCCACGAACTGCTGCGCGCGTACTCGCTGACCCGGTCCGTCGCCGAGGACACCGACGCCGACCGGCACGCGGCCGTGCGCCGGCTGCTCGACTTCTACCTGCGCACGGCCGACAACGCCGACCGCCTGCTGCGCCACAGCCGGGTCGCGCTGACGTTGCCGCCGATGGCCGACGACGTGCACCCCACACCGCTGCCCGACCGGACCGCCGCGCTCACGTGGTGCGAGACCGAGCACCAGAACCTGATGGCGGCCGCGCGCCTGGCCGGTGAGCACGGCCTGCACCAGCACGCGTGGCAGCTGCCCACCACGATGTTCGGCTACCTCAACGTCCACCAGCTCCCCGCCGAGCGCGTCGAGCTGTGCCGGGTGGCGCTCGCGGCCGCCAGAGCCGCCGAGAACCCGTTCGCCGTGGGCAACACGCTGCACTCGCTGGGCAACGCGCTCAGCACGCTCAGCCTGTTCGAGGAGGCCGACGCCGCCTACGCCGAGGCGTTGCAGGTGCGGGAGGGCATCGGCCACCTGCACGGCATCGCGGTCACCCTCGACCAGTGGGCGGTCAACCAGGCCAAGCAGGGCCTCCTGGAGCCCGCCCGCGTCCTGCACGAACGAGCCGTGGACCGCCGCCGGGAAGAGGGCGAACCGGCCGGCCTCGCGATCGCGTTGAACAACCAGGCCATGACCCTGGTGGCGCTCAAGGACTTCGAGGCCGCACTGGCCGCCAACGACGAGGCGCACGCCACGATCGTCGCCGCCGGCATCGACTACCTGCTTCCGTCCACTTTGGACACCAGAGGCATGCTCCAGCTGGAGCTCGGCCGTCTCGACGACGCCGTCGAGACGTTCCACGACGTGCTCGCACTGCCCGACGACGACATGCCCAACGCCATCCGCGCCGTCACGCACGAGAACCTGGCCGAGGCGCTCGCACGGCAGGGCCGGGTCGCCGAAGCCGTTGCGGCACTGGGGGAAGCGCTGCTGATGCGGGAGGAGCAGGGCAACACCCGCGCGGCCGCCGTGCTGCGGGACCGCATCGCCGAGCTGGAGTCTTAG
- a CDS encoding AfsR/SARP family transcriptional regulator yields the protein MPDAEYRVLGPLEVRFDGVPVTVPAGKGRVLLATLLLRPNRSVSVDELVERLWDGSPPLIDRAAKTLQMVVVRLRQALGPANCVSTTTNGYLAEVDNLDLLRFRALANHEPHAALALWRGSVLGNVVSGTFGCTATSSPVRSNTWPTHHASRCCSTAWRCSPLQATARRPCDAPGKR from the coding sequence GTGCCGGACGCTGAGTACCGGGTGCTGGGGCCGTTGGAGGTGCGCTTCGACGGGGTTCCGGTCACTGTGCCGGCCGGCAAGGGTCGAGTGCTGCTGGCGACGTTGTTGTTGCGCCCCAACAGGTCCGTGTCCGTGGACGAGCTCGTCGAACGGCTCTGGGACGGCTCGCCGCCGTTGATCGACCGAGCGGCGAAGACCCTGCAGATGGTCGTCGTGCGGTTGCGGCAAGCGCTCGGCCCGGCGAACTGCGTGTCCACCACCACGAACGGCTATCTGGCCGAGGTCGACAACCTGGACCTGTTGCGGTTCCGGGCGTTGGCCAACCACGAGCCGCACGCCGCTCTGGCGCTGTGGCGCGGATCTGTGCTGGGCAACGTCGTCTCGGGCACGTTCGGTTGTACCGCGACATCTTCGCCGGTTCGCTCGAACACCTGGCCAACGCACCACGCATCGCGGTGCTGCTCAACGGCGTGGAGGTGTTCACCGCTGCAGGCGACCGCGCGACGGCCCTGCGATGCGCCCGGGAAGCGCTGA
- a CDS encoding AfsR/SARP family transcriptional regulator, whose amino-acid sequence MLGAEYRVLGPLDVLFDGERVVVPAGKGRVLLATLLLRPNQFMSVDELVERLWDGSPPSIDRAVKTLHMTVARLRQALGRANCVTTTTNGYLAEVDNLDLLRFRSLSEVDPHAALALWRGPLLSNVTSDALHGEDVPRVAEERLTVLERRIELDLEAGRAGELVAELRALTLEHPLRERFWAQLMTALYRADRQAEALTAFTQVSHILADELGIDPGPTLRELHQSILRAEPDPGARRAVAVPRQLPPDLPRFTGRADDLAQLDRLLSGGQPVVISAIAGSAGVGKTALAVHWAHRVRERFPDGQLAINLRGYDRDEPLSPHDALDQLLRGLGLASKEIPADTGQRVGAYRSLTADRRVLVLLDNARTAEQVRPLLPTGGRSVAVITSRSDLRGLVALNDAKVLQLGVLPPADAVRLLEKMIGADRVRAEQEATAELARLCVHLPLALRIAASMLAVEPLRSVRSLVDELQNGNRLTSLEIGDDREAAVRAAFDLSYSALTPDERRMFRLLGLAPRADFTPMSAGALLGVPGEQALKLLRTLTRAHLTDEHASQRFSLHDLLFLHARECAVAEETAEERRAAVVRFLDHHLHSVDNAERAIRADRRAKPLTGRDPVVEAATFTDRDSALAWCRQEHDLLIELCEFALAEGHLDHAWMLPGCLWGHLQVHASTGDFLRLYAVALEAAERSRNRYGQAVALHSLGVAHRRAGHFEEALGLLQRALALREEHGDPWTLAATEVELANVWFEQEDYAEALRHDRAAGAHWRQAGNTRGWARSLNAVAMTLVELGDFAGAVQAADEAAEVYASLGIVDGALEDTRALAKFRMGDLEGAVRIYRDLFAGPLLDQESSFSRTSALVSGAEVFRAAGDREAALTCAREALEIAERSGLRRVDEIRELVRELVRELEVRRAGR is encoded by the coding sequence GTGCTGGGGGCCGAGTACCGCGTGCTGGGACCGTTGGACGTCCTCTTCGACGGTGAGCGCGTGGTCGTGCCCGCCGGCAAGGGTCGCGTGCTGCTCGCGACGCTGCTGCTGCGCCCGAACCAGTTCATGTCCGTCGACGAGCTCGTCGAACGGCTGTGGGACGGGTCGCCGCCGTCCATCGACCGGGCCGTGAAGACGTTGCACATGACAGTCGCACGGCTCCGGCAGGCGCTTGGTCGCGCGAACTGCGTCACCACCACCACGAACGGCTATCTGGCCGAAGTCGACAACCTGGACCTGCTGCGGTTCCGGTCGTTGAGCGAAGTCGACCCGCACGCCGCTCTCGCCCTGTGGCGCGGGCCGCTGCTCTCCAACGTCACGTCGGACGCCCTGCACGGCGAGGACGTGCCGCGGGTCGCCGAGGAACGGCTCACGGTGCTGGAGCGGCGGATCGAGCTGGACCTGGAGGCCGGGCGGGCGGGCGAGCTGGTGGCCGAGCTGCGCGCGCTGACCCTGGAACACCCGCTGCGCGAACGGTTCTGGGCGCAGCTGATGACCGCGCTGTACCGCGCGGACCGCCAGGCCGAGGCACTCACGGCGTTCACGCAGGTCAGCCACATCCTGGCGGACGAGCTCGGCATCGATCCCGGGCCGACGCTGCGGGAGCTGCACCAGTCGATCCTGCGCGCCGAACCCGATCCGGGTGCCCGGCGGGCGGTCGCGGTGCCCCGGCAGCTGCCGCCGGACCTGCCCCGGTTCACCGGTCGCGCGGACGACCTGGCCCAGCTCGACCGGCTGCTGTCCGGCGGCCAGCCGGTGGTGATCTCCGCGATCGCGGGCAGCGCGGGCGTGGGCAAGACGGCGCTGGCTGTGCACTGGGCGCACCGGGTGCGCGAGCGGTTCCCGGACGGGCAGCTGGCGATCAACCTGCGCGGGTACGACCGGGACGAGCCGCTGAGCCCGCACGACGCCCTCGACCAGCTGCTGCGCGGGCTCGGGCTGGCGTCGAAGGAGATCCCCGCCGACACCGGCCAGCGGGTCGGCGCGTACCGGTCGCTGACGGCCGACCGGCGGGTGCTGGTGCTGCTCGACAACGCGCGCACGGCCGAGCAGGTGCGGCCGCTGCTGCCCACCGGCGGCCGGTCGGTCGCGGTCATCACCAGCCGGTCCGACCTGCGCGGGCTGGTGGCGTTGAACGACGCCAAGGTGCTGCAGCTCGGCGTGCTGCCGCCGGCCGACGCGGTGCGGCTGCTGGAGAAGATGATCGGCGCCGACCGGGTGCGGGCCGAGCAGGAGGCCACGGCCGAGCTCGCGCGGTTGTGCGTCCACCTGCCGCTCGCGCTGCGGATCGCCGCGTCGATGCTCGCCGTGGAGCCGCTGCGGTCGGTGCGCAGCCTGGTCGACGAGCTGCAGAACGGGAACCGGCTGACGTCGCTGGAGATCGGCGACGACCGGGAGGCCGCGGTGCGCGCCGCGTTCGACCTCTCCTACAGCGCACTCACCCCGGACGAGCGCCGGATGTTCCGGCTGCTCGGCCTGGCACCGCGCGCCGACTTCACGCCGATGTCGGCGGGTGCGCTGCTGGGCGTCCCGGGCGAGCAGGCGCTGAAGCTGCTGCGCACGCTGACCCGCGCCCACCTCACCGACGAGCACGCGTCCCAGCGGTTCTCGCTGCACGACCTGCTCTTCCTGCACGCCCGCGAGTGCGCGGTCGCCGAGGAGACCGCCGAGGAACGCCGGGCCGCCGTGGTGCGGTTCCTCGACCACCACCTGCACTCGGTCGACAACGCCGAACGCGCCATCCGCGCCGACCGCCGTGCGAAACCGCTCACCGGACGCGACCCGGTGGTGGAGGCCGCCACGTTCACCGACCGGGACAGCGCGCTCGCCTGGTGCCGGCAGGAGCACGACCTGCTCATCGAGCTCTGCGAGTTCGCCCTGGCGGAGGGACACCTCGACCACGCGTGGATGCTGCCCGGCTGCCTGTGGGGCCACCTGCAGGTGCACGCGTCGACCGGTGACTTCCTCCGGCTCTACGCGGTCGCGCTCGAAGCCGCCGAGCGGTCGCGGAACCGGTACGGACAGGCGGTGGCGCTGCACAGCCTGGGCGTGGCGCACCGCAGGGCGGGTCACTTCGAGGAAGCGCTGGGCCTGCTGCAACGGGCACTCGCCCTGCGGGAGGAGCACGGCGACCCGTGGACGCTCGCCGCCACCGAGGTCGAGCTGGCCAACGTCTGGTTCGAGCAGGAGGACTACGCGGAGGCGCTGCGCCACGACCGGGCGGCGGGCGCGCACTGGCGGCAGGCGGGCAACACCCGCGGGTGGGCCCGGTCCCTGAACGCCGTCGCCATGACGCTCGTGGAGCTGGGTGACTTCGCGGGAGCCGTGCAGGCCGCCGACGAGGCGGCCGAGGTGTACGCCTCGCTCGGCATCGTGGACGGCGCGCTGGAGGACACGCGCGCGCTGGCCAAGTTCCGGATGGGTGACCTGGAGGGCGCCGTGCGGATCTACCGCGACCTCTTCGCCGGGCCCTTGCTCGACCAGGAGAGCAGCTTCTCCCGCACCTCGGCGCTCGTCAGCGGCGCCGAGGTGTTCCGCGCGGCCGGTGACCGGGAGGCGGCGCTGACCTGCGCCCGCGAGGCGTTGGAGATCGCCGAGCGCAGCGGGCTGCGCCGGGTGGACGAGATCCGCGAGCTGGTCCGCGAACTGGTCCGCGAGCTGGAGGTCCGGCGTGCCGGACGCTGA
- a CDS encoding type VII secretion-associated protein, with translation MSLRVAVDFGTSSTCVAVSVHGREPQVVVFDGQPLVPSAVFAAADGTLFVGHEAERQAAVDPARYEPHPKRRVDEGELLLGSSVLPVADVVRAVLTRAVGEARRVGGGAPVDLLVLTHPADWGTVRTRVLIQAARGLGRELVLVPEPVAAAVFHSASHSVPDGGTLAVLDLGGGTVDASVVTRAGGSFRVLAAKGDPSFGGADVDQALLEHVGALVSAKDPQAWRQLVEGREMADRRKRRVLRQDVRGAKETLSRHAYTDVPMPPPFPDAHVTRSDLEQLITAPVGRAAALVGSAVREAGLVPQQLAAVFLVGGSSRIPLVARMVHEHTGVVPTSIDQPETVVARGALRAVSLDPERTGGVAPQGLAQKPQPSGEVTHNLRVSDETTRKITRRITPPPAARFPASFPPMTPPKKSKVPLFVAIGLVVVLAAAGAGGYLWWQNREKTGTDVPPPSDQIAQYDYSFTRPDGWEQTGGAPASRQVLLQPVDREKSADDSPDDRIAVQEQKLEYNSDKDRPRALAELQKQYGDRLDNGDKVAAFSDRHTFAGKSVVHYREEVGGAGVDWYIQFVGTSQVSVGCQATRAGQDRVRAACEQIIRSLTIKP, from the coding sequence ATGAGTCTGCGAGTCGCGGTGGACTTCGGCACGTCGAGCACCTGCGTCGCGGTCTCGGTGCACGGCAGGGAGCCCCAGGTGGTCGTCTTCGACGGCCAGCCGCTGGTGCCGTCCGCCGTGTTCGCCGCCGCGGACGGGACGTTGTTCGTCGGGCACGAGGCCGAGCGCCAGGCCGCGGTCGACCCCGCCCGCTACGAGCCGCACCCCAAGCGCCGCGTCGACGAGGGTGAGCTGCTGCTGGGCAGCAGCGTGCTCCCCGTCGCGGACGTCGTGCGCGCGGTGCTCACGCGTGCGGTCGGCGAGGCCCGGCGCGTCGGCGGTGGTGCGCCCGTCGACCTGCTCGTGCTCACCCACCCCGCCGACTGGGGCACGGTCCGCACCCGCGTGCTGATCCAGGCCGCGCGTGGCCTCGGGCGGGAGCTGGTGCTCGTGCCGGAACCCGTGGCGGCCGCCGTCTTCCACTCCGCGAGCCACTCGGTGCCGGACGGGGGCACGCTGGCCGTGCTCGACCTCGGTGGCGGCACGGTCGACGCGAGCGTGGTGACGCGGGCCGGCGGGAGCTTCCGGGTGCTCGCCGCGAAAGGTGATCCGAGCTTCGGCGGTGCCGACGTCGACCAGGCGTTGCTGGAGCACGTCGGCGCGCTGGTGTCGGCGAAGGACCCGCAGGCGTGGCGGCAGCTCGTCGAAGGCCGGGAGATGGCGGACCGGCGCAAGCGGCGGGTGCTGCGCCAGGACGTGCGCGGTGCCAAGGAGACGCTGTCCCGGCACGCGTACACGGACGTGCCGATGCCGCCGCCGTTCCCCGACGCGCACGTCACCAGGTCCGACCTGGAGCAGCTGATCACCGCGCCGGTGGGCCGGGCGGCCGCGCTGGTCGGTTCGGCCGTGCGCGAGGCGGGCCTGGTGCCGCAGCAGCTCGCCGCGGTGTTCCTGGTCGGCGGGTCGAGCCGGATCCCGCTCGTCGCGCGGATGGTGCACGAGCACACCGGCGTGGTGCCCACGAGCATCGACCAGCCGGAGACCGTGGTGGCCCGCGGTGCGCTGCGGGCGGTGAGCCTCGACCCGGAACGCACGGGTGGCGTGGCTCCCCAGGGCTTGGCGCAGAAGCCGCAGCCGTCGGGTGAGGTGACCCACAACCTGCGGGTGTCCGACGAGACCACCCGCAAGATCACCCGCCGGATCACACCGCCGCCGGCCGCCCGGTTCCCGGCCTCGTTCCCGCCGATGACACCGCCGAAGAAGAGCAAGGTGCCGCTGTTCGTCGCGATCGGCCTGGTCGTCGTGCTCGCGGCCGCGGGTGCCGGCGGCTACCTCTGGTGGCAGAACCGGGAGAAGACCGGGACCGACGTCCCGCCGCCGTCGGACCAGATCGCGCAGTACGACTACAGCTTCACCCGGCCGGACGGCTGGGAGCAGACCGGCGGGGCGCCGGCCTCCCGGCAGGTGCTTTTGCAACCGGTCGACCGCGAAAAGTCCGCGGACGATTCACCGGACGACCGGATCGCTGTGCAAGAGCAAAAGCTGGAGTACAACAGCGACAAGGACCGCCCTCGGGCACTCGCGGAATTGCAGAAGCAATACGGCGACCGTTTGGACAACGGCGACAAGGTCGCCGCGTTCAGCGATCGCCACACATTCGCGGGCAAGTCCGTTGTTCACTATCGCGAAGAGGTCGGCGGAGCAGGGGTCGACTGGTACATCCAGTTCGTCGGTACCTCTCAGGTGAGCGTGGGCTGCCAGGCGACCCGGGCCGGGCAGGACCGCGTCCGCGCCGCCTGCGAGCAGATCATCCGCTCGCTGACCATCAAGCCGTGA
- a CDS encoding WXG100 family type VII secretion target, whose product MSGFGTTTAELDTLAKRIIEADETAQAKIRQVRDAAETVAATWKGAAFTAFQNLISRFDADAAKVQEALRAIAEQISDTSKVYAQNEAAQEAEISNVTARLG is encoded by the coding sequence ATGTCTGGATTCGGTACCACGACTGCGGAACTCGACACTCTGGCGAAGCGCATCATCGAGGCCGACGAGACCGCGCAGGCGAAGATCCGTCAGGTCCGCGACGCCGCCGAGACCGTCGCCGCGACCTGGAAGGGTGCGGCGTTCACCGCCTTCCAGAACCTGATCTCCCGCTTCGACGCGGACGCCGCGAAGGTCCAGGAGGCCCTCCGCGCGATCGCCGAGCAGATCTCCGACACCTCGAAGGTGTACGCCCAGAACGAGGCGGCCCAGGAGGCCGAGATCAGCAACGTCACCGCCCGCCTCGGCTGA
- a CDS encoding WXG100 family type VII secretion target codes for MSGDQIAVSFGEIANAAQTITTQSKEIDTVLDDIRQEVVRVLGTWEGEGSETYKQSQDRWDRAAADLNSVLAAIGTAVQQAGDAYQQAEKQNVSRW; via the coding sequence ATGAGTGGTGACCAGATCGCAGTCTCGTTCGGCGAGATCGCCAACGCTGCGCAGACCATCACGACCCAGTCCAAGGAGATCGACACGGTCCTGGACGACATCCGCCAGGAGGTCGTGCGCGTGCTCGGCACCTGGGAGGGTGAGGGCTCCGAGACCTACAAGCAGTCCCAGGACAGGTGGGACAGGGCTGCCGCCGACCTGAACTCGGTGCTCGCCGCCATCGGTACCGCCGTGCAGCAGGCCGGCGACGCGTACCAGCAGGCTGAGAAGCAGAACGTCTCGCGCTGGTAA
- the rplM gene encoding 50S ribosomal protein L13, which yields MRTYSPKPGEVTRTWHVIDAQDVVLGRLATQAATLLRGKHKPTYAPHVDTGDFVVIINADKVALTGSKRDQEFQYRHSGFPGGLRKQSFGEVLDTRPDRLVEKAIKGMLPKNRLGRQIANKLKVYSGPNHPHAAQQPQAFEIKKIAQ from the coding sequence GTGCGCACGTACAGCCCGAAGCCCGGTGAGGTGACCCGCACCTGGCACGTGATCGACGCCCAGGACGTGGTGCTCGGCCGGCTCGCCACCCAGGCCGCGACGCTGCTGCGCGGCAAGCACAAGCCGACCTACGCGCCTCACGTTGACACCGGTGACTTCGTGGTCATCATCAACGCTGACAAGGTCGCACTGACCGGCTCGAAGCGCGACCAGGAGTTCCAGTACCGCCACTCCGGCTTCCCCGGTGGTCTGCGCAAGCAGTCCTTCGGCGAGGTTCTGGACACGCGTCCGGACCGCCTGGTGGAGAAGGCGATCAAGGGCATGCTGCCCAAGAACCGCCTGGGCCGCCAGATCGCGAACAAGCTGAAGGTCTACAGCGGACCGAACCACCCGCACGCGGCGCAGCAGCCGCAGGCCTTCGAGATCAAGAAGATCGCCCAGTGA
- the rpsI gene encoding 30S ribosomal protein S9 produces the protein MTTPENETPEVETPEVDAEVVEAEVVEAAPEAEAAEAEVVEEEASAPVVVAPSLNGAPHLAQTVGRRKEAVVRVRLVPGTGKFTLNGKTLEDYFPNKVHQQLIKEPLVTTEKPETFDVIANLRGGGITGQAGALRLAIARALIAVDSEDRPVLKKAGFLTRDPRVKERKKYGLKKARKAPQYSKR, from the coding sequence GTGACCACCCCTGAGAACGAGACCCCCGAGGTCGAGACCCCCGAGGTCGACGCCGAGGTTGTCGAGGCCGAGGTCGTCGAGGCTGCTCCCGAGGCCGAGGCTGCAGAGGCTGAGGTCGTCGAGGAAGAAGCCTCCGCACCGGTGGTCGTCGCTCCCTCGCTGAACGGCGCGCCGCACCTGGCGCAGACCGTCGGTCGCCGCAAGGAGGCCGTCGTCCGCGTCCGCCTCGTGCCCGGCACCGGCAAGTTCACCCTGAACGGCAAGACCCTCGAGGACTACTTCCCGAACAAGGTGCACCAGCAGCTCATCAAGGAGCCGCTCGTCACCACGGAGAAGCCCGAGACCTTCGACGTGATCGCCAACCTGCGTGGCGGCGGCATCACCGGCCAGGCCGGTGCGCTGCGTCTCGCCATCGCGCGTGCGCTGATCGCCGTCGACTCCGAGGACCGCCCGGTGCTCAAGAAGGCCGGCTTCCTCACCCGTGACCCGAGGGTCAAGGAGCGCAAGAAGTACGGTCTGAAGAAGGCCCGCAAGGCGCCTCAGTACTCCAAGCGCTGA
- the glmM gene encoding phosphoglucosamine mutase, producing MARLFGTDGVRGLANADLTPELAMSVAAAAARVLAEHDRSHRPVAVVGRDPRASSEMLDAAVTAGLTSAGADVLRVGALPTPAVAHLVSALGADIGVMISASHNAMPDNGIKLFAAGGHKLPDQVEDEIEQRMGAGFDRPTGAAIGRVRDVADAETQYVEHLIKVTPHRLDGLKVVVDCANGAASVAAPDAYRRAGAEVIAINANPDGLNINDGCGSTHIDVISAAVREHGADLGIAHDGDADRCLAVDAEGNAVDGDQIMAVLALAMRDAGELYENTLVATVMSNLGLHIAMREAGIRLRTTAVGDRYVLQDLKAGGYSLGGEQSGHVVLPAHATTGDGLLTALRLMARMAETGKPLAELAAVMRRLPQVLINVKVGDKAAVAKATSVSEAVAAVEAELGDTGRVLLRPSGTEQLVRVMVEATSHEQAESAAQRLAGVVSSVH from the coding sequence ATGGCCCGCCTGTTCGGCACCGACGGTGTGCGCGGTCTCGCCAACGCCGACCTCACCCCCGAACTTGCGATGTCCGTCGCCGCCGCGGCGGCGCGTGTGCTCGCCGAGCACGATCGTTCCCACCGCCCGGTCGCGGTCGTCGGCCGTGACCCCAGGGCGAGCAGCGAGATGCTGGACGCCGCCGTCACCGCGGGCCTCACCTCGGCCGGTGCCGACGTGCTGCGGGTGGGCGCGCTGCCCACACCCGCCGTCGCGCACCTGGTCTCCGCGCTCGGCGCCGACATCGGCGTGATGATCTCCGCCTCGCACAACGCCATGCCGGACAACGGGATCAAGCTCTTCGCCGCGGGTGGCCACAAGCTGCCCGACCAGGTCGAGGACGAGATCGAGCAGCGCATGGGCGCGGGCTTCGACCGCCCGACCGGTGCCGCGATCGGCCGGGTCCGCGACGTCGCCGACGCCGAGACCCAGTACGTCGAGCACCTCATCAAGGTCACCCCGCACCGCCTCGACGGCCTCAAGGTCGTGGTGGACTGCGCGAACGGCGCCGCGTCGGTGGCCGCGCCGGACGCCTACCGCCGCGCGGGCGCCGAGGTCATCGCGATCAACGCGAACCCGGACGGCCTGAACATCAACGACGGCTGCGGCTCCACGCACATCGATGTGATCTCCGCCGCAGTTCGTGAGCACGGCGCCGACCTCGGCATCGCCCACGACGGCGACGCCGACCGCTGCCTGGCCGTGGACGCCGAGGGCAACGCGGTCGACGGCGACCAGATCATGGCCGTCCTGGCGCTCGCGATGCGCGACGCCGGCGAGCTGTACGAGAACACCCTCGTCGCCACCGTGATGAGCAACCTCGGTCTGCACATCGCCATGCGCGAGGCGGGCATCCGGCTGCGCACCACCGCTGTCGGCGACCGCTACGTGCTGCAGGACCTCAAGGCGGGCGGCTACTCGCTCGGCGGCGAGCAGTCCGGCCACGTCGTGCTGCCCGCGCACGCCACCACCGGCGACGGCCTGCTCACCGCCCTGCGCCTGATGGCCCGCATGGCCGAGACGGGCAAGCCGCTGGCCGAGCTGGCCGCCGTGATGCGCCGCCTGCCGCAGGTCCTGATCAACGTCAAGGTCGGGGACAAGGCCGCCGTCGCCAAGGCCACGTCGGTCAGCGAGGCCGTCGCCGCCGTGGAGGCCGAGCTGGGCGACACCGGCCGCGTGCTGCTGCGCCCGTCCGGCACCGAGCAGCTCGTGCGGGTGATGGTCGAGGCGACGAGCCACGAACAGGCCGAATCCGCGGCACAGCGACTCGCGGGTGTGGTTTCCTCG